A genomic stretch from Malus domestica chromosome 15, GDT2T_hap1 includes:
- the LOC103401030 gene encoding putative F-box protein At1g65770 — METKEWSDLPKELWPAIGNRLDNRLDVLRFRSVCKTWRSSVSPFQQPVTPPLPLSFSSPPAGEDGGALQTQPKALLFQIKVYRMESLVGEKPNSSKPWVVKFEESSSGDLRLLHPISNKPLRFSPASNSLKEFNLLDFKMVELQKSYSLQFRNSLNVVTACVNKVVVMDAKKLNDCGIFMICNGGKLGFLRFGDEKWTHVDEQNSHYDDLIVYKGQCYVVDRWGTISWVNSDLNVIQFSPPLCGFGGRKHLVESCGDLFVVDRYLDKCEMERFPEHNVENENVSVFGPNFQAPPHPFASSVDGEAVDFKVYRLDQEWGRWVDVKNLGDQVFILSNDGSFAVSTRDVGRVKGNCILFTDQKLPHLHGIGGSKRCNTRVFMLESGIIRDGHALSAFNKMLHPPSSWLRPVLDFRRHRLAD; from the coding sequence ATGGAGACGAAGGAGTGGTCCGATCTTCCAAAGGAGCTATGGCCGGCAATCGGAAATCGCCTCGACAACCGCCTCGACGTTCTCCGATTTCGCAGCGTCTGCAAGACATGGCGCTCCTCCGTCTCCCCTTTTCAACAACCCGTTACCCCTCCTCTGCCCCTCAGCTTCTCTTCCCCTCCCGCCGGCGAGGATGGCGGAGCTCTGCAGACTCAACCCAAAGCCCTACTCTTTCAAATCAAAGTCTATCGGATGGAATCGCTCGTCGGCGAAAAACCCAATTCGTCAAAACCGTGGGTGGTGAAGTTTGAGGAGTCGAGTTCCGGGGACTTGCGATTGCTGCATCCAATCAGTAACAAGCCACTCAGGTTTTCCCCTGCATCTAACTCTttaaaggaattcaatttgttggacTTTAAGATGGTCGAATTGCAAAAATCGTATAGTCTGCAGTTTAGGAATAGTCTCAATGTTGTTACGGCTTGTGTGAACAAAGTGGTAGTCATGGATGCAAAGAAGTTGAATGATTGTGGTATTTTTATGATTTGCAATGGCGGAAAGTTGGGTTTCTTGAGATTCGGGGATGAGAAATGGACCCATGTGGATGAACAAAACTCACACTATGATGATCTTATTGTGTATAAGGGTCAATGCTATGTTGTTGATAGATGGGGAACAATTTCATGGGTCAATTCTGATTTGAATGTGATCCAATTTTCGCCTCCGTTATGTGGGTTTGGCGGGCGAAAGCATTTGGTTGAGTCTTGTGGCGATCTCTTCGTTGTTGATCGGTACCTTGACAAGTGTGAAATGGAAAGGTTCCCAGAGCACAATGTTGAGAATGAAAATGTTAGTGTTTTTGGCCCTAATTTTCAAGCTCCTCCTCATCCTTTCGCCTCTTCTGTTGACGGCGAGGCTGTTGATTTTAAAGTTTATAGGCTGGATCAAGAATGGGGTAGGTGGGTTGATGTGAAAAACTTGGGAGATCAAGTGTTTATTTTGAGCAATGATGGGTCTTTCGCCGTATCCACCAGAGACGTTGGTAGAGTGAAGGGAAATTGCATTTTATTCACTGATCAAAAGCTTCCTCATTTACACGGAATTGGGGGATCAAAAAGGTGTAACACTCGCGTGTTCATGCTAGAGAGTGGCATCATTCGGGACGGACATGCTTTGTCCGCCTTTAACAAAATGCTCCATCCACCATCCAGTTGGCTCCGCCCTGTTCTTGATTTCCGTCGGCATCGGCTTGCTGACTGA
- the LOC103401076 gene encoding uncharacterized protein, whose protein sequence is MVIRTLDAKQDPFHPNEDEEEILEPEIPYLSAIEALLYLAQCTRPDISFAVNLLARHSNAPTPMHWNGVKDIFRYLKDAGYMFNSHRARSQTGCVFILGDTAISRSSNCEGYALWKYLKERIFIEIEKKSFDALYVHTGAQRCKNFPGILAVRSIYDAISIDVRQNLEAVYFLHLSLQARLFLTTFGRFFFTNE, encoded by the exons atggtcattcggactctagatgctaaacaaGATCCCTTCCATCCAAATGAGGacgaggaagagattttggaacccgaaattccttacctaagtgcaattgaggctttattgtacttggctcagtgcactagacctgacatctcattcgctgttaatcttttggcaagacaTAGCAATGCGCCCACACCCAtgcactggaatggtgttaaagacattttccgctacctcaaag ATGCTGGATATATGTTTAACTCACATAGGGCACGTTCTCAAACAGGTTGTGTCTTTATCCTTGGAGACACCGCTATATCTaggag cTCGAATTGTGAGGGTTATGCTCTGTGGAAGTATTTGAAGGAGAGAATATTTATAGAGATCGAGAAAAAGTCGTTTGATGCGCTATACGTGCACACCGGAGCTCAAAGGTGCAAGAACTTCCCCGGAATCTTAGCCGTCCGATCAATCTACGATGCCATCTCGATCGACGTCCGCCAGAATCTCGAAGCCGTGTATTTCCTCCACCTCAGCCTCCAGGCCCGCCTCTTTCTCACCACCTTCGGCCGCTTCTTTTTCACCAACGAGTAA